One segment of Bacteroides caecimuris DNA contains the following:
- a CDS encoding DUF4861 domain-containing protein produces the protein MRKIFILFAVVLIGFASCTDSGQSMTITVTNPLALERVGEMVEVPMSDVVAKLKLADTAQIVVLDVDGQQVPYQVTYDEKVVFPATVEANGTAVYTIQPGTPAPFDVVACGKYYPERLDDVAWENDLGGFRAYGPALQARGERGFGYDLFTKYNTTEPILESLYAEELNPEKRAKIAELKKTDPEAASELQKAISYHIDHGYGMDCYAVGPTLGAGVAALMAGDTIIYPYCYRAQEILDNGPLRFTVKLEFNPLVVRRDSNVVETRVISLDAGSYLNKTIVSYTNLKEAMPVTTGLVLREPDGATVADAANGYITYVDPTTDRSGANGKIFVGAAFPAQVKEAKVVLFSEMEKKERGGADGHVLAISEYEPGSEYTYYWGSAWDKAAIKTPDAWNKYMAEYAQKLRTPLAVVY, from the coding sequence ATAGGGTTTGCTTCCTGTACCGACAGTGGACAGTCAATGACAATCACAGTGACCAATCCGTTGGCTCTTGAACGGGTGGGAGAGATGGTTGAAGTGCCGATGAGCGACGTTGTTGCCAAATTGAAGCTGGCAGATACAGCGCAGATTGTAGTGCTTGATGTTGACGGTCAGCAAGTACCTTACCAGGTGACGTATGACGAAAAGGTTGTTTTCCCCGCTACGGTAGAGGCGAACGGAACGGCTGTTTACACTATTCAACCGGGCACACCGGCTCCTTTCGATGTCGTTGCTTGCGGTAAATATTATCCCGAACGTTTGGACGACGTTGCCTGGGAGAATGATCTTGGCGGATTCCGTGCGTATGGTCCTGCCTTGCAAGCACGCGGAGAGCGTGGTTTCGGCTACGACCTTTTCACGAAGTACAACACAACAGAACCGATTTTGGAATCTCTCTATGCGGAAGAACTGAATCCTGAAAAGCGTGCCAAGATAGCTGAACTGAAAAAGACAGATCCTGAAGCTGCCTCCGAACTGCAAAAAGCTATCTCTTACCATATTGATCATGGATATGGCATGGATTGCTATGCCGTAGGACCTACGTTGGGTGCCGGTGTTGCTGCTCTGATGGCGGGTGACACTATTATCTATCCTTACTGCTATCGTGCGCAGGAAATTCTTGATAATGGTCCGTTGCGTTTCACGGTGAAGCTGGAATTTAATCCGCTGGTAGTCCGTAGAGACTCTAATGTAGTGGAAACACGTGTGATCTCTCTGGATGCAGGTTCTTATCTCAACAAAACGATTGTTTCATATACCAATCTGAAAGAAGCAATGCCGGTGACTACCGGACTTGTATTGCGTGAACCGGACGGTGCGACTGTGGCAGATGCTGCCAACGGGTATATCACTTACGTAGATCCTACAACAGATCGTAGCGGTGCAAACGGTAAGATATTTGTCGGTGCTGCATTTCCTGCACAGGTGAAAGAAGCGAAAGTGGTTCTTTTTTCGGAAATGGAAAAGAAAGAACGTGGCGGAGCCGACGGTCACGTTTTGGCTATCAGCGAATATGAACCGGGTTCTGAATATACTTATTACTGGGGTTCTGCCTGGGATAAGGCGGCTATCAAGACACCGGATGCCTGGAATAAATATATGGCTGAATATGCACAGAAATTGCGTACTCCGCTGGCGGTTGTCTACTAA
- a CDS encoding polysaccharide deacetylase family protein, which produces MFIEQPPWFFRALYPQAIFRMDPHERAVYLTFDDGPIPKVTPWVLEVLEKHHIKATFFMVGDNIRKHPDEYRMVVEHGHRIGNHTFNHIRGFEYSNPDYLANAQKVDEIIHSDLFRPPHGHMGFRQYYTLRHHYRIIMWDLVTRDYSKRMRPEQVLNNVKRYARNGSIITFHDSLKSWNNGNLQYALPRSIEFLKEEGYEFKVL; this is translated from the coding sequence ATGTTTATAGAACAACCACCTTGGTTTTTCCGAGCGTTGTATCCACAAGCTATCTTCCGGATGGACCCGCACGAACGGGCAGTCTATCTGACTTTTGACGACGGTCCTATCCCCAAAGTAACTCCCTGGGTACTGGAAGTATTGGAAAAGCATCATATTAAAGCCACCTTCTTTATGGTAGGCGACAATATACGCAAGCACCCGGATGAATACCGGATGGTGGTAGAACACGGACACCGCATCGGCAACCATACTTTCAACCACATCCGCGGATTCGAATATTCCAATCCGGATTACCTCGCAAACGCCCAAAAGGTAGACGAAATTATCCATTCCGATCTCTTCCGTCCGCCACACGGACACATGGGATTCCGCCAGTATTATACCCTGCGCCATCATTACCGCATCATTATGTGGGATCTCGTGACTCGTGATTATAGTAAACGGATGCGCCCAGAACAGGTATTGAACAATGTGAAGCGCTATGCACGCAACGGTTCCATCATCACTTTCCATGATTCACTGAAGTCGTGGAATAACGGCAACCTGCAATATGCGCTCCCCCGCTCTATCGAATTCCTGAAAGAGGAAGGGTATGAGTTCAAGGTGTTATAA
- a CDS encoding SusC/RagA family TonB-linked outer membrane protein, which yields MNKKVMLLLVCLFTSVGLMIAQTPKKVTGVVISEEDDQPVVGASVLIKGTTLGTVTNIDGQFTIDNVPSSARTLKVSYIGMKSQEVAIKAGTIKIILQPDSEVLEEVVVTGMQKMDKRLFTGASTKLTADNVKLSGMADISRGLEGRAAGVSVQNVSGTFGTAPKIRVRGATSIYGSSKPLWVVDGVIMEDVTEVGADELSSGDAETLISSAIAGLNADDIESFQILKDGSATSIYGARAMAGVIVVTTKKGKAGTNKISYTGEFTMRMKPNYRNFNIMDSQEQMSVYRDLEAAGYLNFSDSYRASTSGVYGKMYHLINSYNATNGTFGLINTPEARDLFLRQAEYSNTDWFDLLFNNSVSQNHAISMSTGTDKASYYTSLSVMTDPGWTKRSKVSRYTANINALYNISKAVSLNLIGNAAYRQQAAPGTLGSQTDPVSGEVKRDFDINPYSYALNTSRTLDPNEYYVRNYAPFNIFNELNNNYMDLNVLDTKFQGELKWKPINKVELSALGAYKYSTTTQNHYVKDYSNQAWAYRAMDDATMQQANPWLYTDPDKVNTLPETVLPVGGFYRETKYAMNSYDFRATASYNDVFKENHILNIFAGMELNATDRSKTWFNGVGTQYGMGMLPNYNYLYFKQGNEENNNYYTIDETRSREVAFFGTSTYSYKGKYTLNGTIRYEGSNKLGKSRSARWLPTWNISGAWNAHEEKWFESLQPALSHATLKASYSLTADRGPANVSNSHVIIKSYNPWRPSASVQESGLQINETQNNSLTYEKKHELNIGIDLGFFDNRVNLAMDWYKRNNYDLIGIINTPGIGGQIAKYANLASMKSHGIEFTLSTRNIVTKDFKWNTDFIFSNAKNEVTDLQSNATVMDLISGNGFAMQGYPVRSLFSMDFKGLNEEGIPTFINESGELTTSDINFQERDRKGHLIYEGSTDPTITGSFGNIFTYKALKLNVFITYSFGNVVRLDPQFHNKYTDLDATPKEFKNRWMKSGDENRTNIPAIADARMNTQDTYLSRAYNAYNYSTVRTAKGDFIRMKEISLSYDLPKTWLSHLKLSTASLKLQATNLFLIYSDDKLNGQDPEFFNTGGVAVPVPKQFTLTLRLGI from the coding sequence ATGAACAAAAAAGTAATGTTGTTATTGGTCTGCTTATTTACAAGCGTAGGCCTGATGATTGCCCAAACACCTAAAAAGGTGACAGGAGTCGTTATTTCGGAAGAAGACGACCAGCCTGTAGTGGGAGCATCTGTTTTAATAAAAGGTACAACGTTGGGAACAGTTACCAATATTGATGGTCAGTTCACTATTGACAATGTACCAAGTTCTGCTAGGACTTTGAAAGTCAGCTATATTGGAATGAAATCCCAAGAGGTTGCCATCAAAGCTGGTACCATAAAAATCATACTCCAACCGGACTCTGAAGTGCTAGAAGAAGTAGTAGTCACCGGTATGCAGAAAATGGATAAACGATTGTTTACGGGAGCCTCAACGAAACTAACGGCAGACAACGTGAAGCTAAGCGGTATGGCCGATATCAGCCGTGGGTTGGAAGGTCGCGCTGCCGGTGTATCCGTTCAAAACGTATCAGGCACATTTGGTACAGCCCCTAAAATTCGCGTACGTGGCGCTACATCTATCTACGGTAGTTCCAAGCCGTTATGGGTAGTAGATGGCGTTATCATGGAAGACGTAACAGAAGTTGGTGCCGACGAGCTTTCATCCGGTGATGCAGAAACGTTGATCAGCTCTGCCATTGCAGGTCTGAATGCCGATGACATCGAAAGTTTTCAAATCCTGAAAGACGGTTCAGCAACCTCCATCTATGGAGCACGTGCCATGGCAGGTGTAATCGTTGTAACTACTAAGAAAGGTAAAGCCGGCACAAACAAAATCAGCTACACCGGAGAATTCACCATGCGAATGAAACCTAATTATCGGAATTTCAACATCATGGATTCTCAAGAACAGATGAGCGTATATCGCGATTTGGAAGCAGCCGGATATCTAAACTTTTCCGACTCCTACCGTGCATCTACAAGCGGTGTATACGGAAAAATGTATCACCTCATCAACTCATACAACGCAACCAACGGAACTTTCGGTTTGATAAACACTCCCGAAGCACGTGATTTATTCTTGCGTCAGGCTGAATACAGCAATACCGACTGGTTCGATCTGTTATTCAACAATAGCGTGTCTCAGAACCACGCTATTAGCATGTCAACTGGTACGGATAAAGCGTCCTACTATACTTCATTAAGTGTAATGACAGACCCAGGATGGACCAAAAGAAGCAAAGTTTCGCGTTATACTGCCAACATTAATGCTCTCTACAACATCTCTAAAGCCGTTTCGTTAAATTTAATTGGTAACGCAGCATATCGCCAGCAAGCTGCCCCTGGCACATTGGGTTCACAGACCGACCCAGTGAGTGGCGAAGTGAAACGTGATTTCGATATCAACCCTTACTCATACGCACTAAATACCTCCCGAACATTGGATCCAAATGAATATTATGTACGCAACTATGCGCCATTCAACATATTCAATGAATTGAACAACAACTACATGGATCTGAACGTATTGGATACCAAATTCCAAGGCGAATTGAAATGGAAGCCAATCAATAAGGTAGAGCTATCGGCATTGGGAGCATACAAATACTCTACAACGACACAAAACCATTACGTGAAAGATTACTCCAACCAAGCATGGGCATATAGGGCCATGGACGACGCTACGATGCAGCAAGCCAATCCTTGGTTGTATACAGACCCGGATAAAGTCAACACACTGCCAGAAACAGTTCTGCCTGTCGGTGGTTTCTACCGTGAGACGAAATATGCCATGAATAGTTACGACTTCCGCGCCACGGCAAGCTATAACGATGTATTTAAAGAAAATCACATCTTAAACATATTTGCCGGAATGGAACTGAACGCAACAGACCGCAGCAAAACCTGGTTCAACGGCGTCGGAACACAATACGGAATGGGCATGCTTCCTAACTACAACTACCTATATTTCAAACAAGGCAATGAAGAAAACAACAACTACTATACAATAGATGAGACACGTTCGCGTGAAGTTGCATTCTTCGGGACAAGTACATACTCATACAAAGGAAAATATACATTGAATGGTACTATACGTTACGAAGGTTCCAACAAATTAGGAAAAAGCCGCTCTGCACGCTGGCTTCCTACATGGAACATTTCCGGAGCATGGAATGCACACGAAGAAAAATGGTTCGAAAGCTTACAACCTGCTCTTTCACATGCCACCCTGAAGGCTTCTTATTCACTGACTGCCGACAGAGGACCGGCCAATGTCAGTAACTCACATGTGATTATCAAAAGCTATAATCCATGGCGTCCGTCGGCAAGTGTACAAGAATCAGGATTGCAAATCAACGAAACACAGAACAATAGTTTGACTTACGAAAAAAAGCATGAATTAAATATAGGTATCGATTTAGGTTTCTTCGACAATCGGGTCAATTTGGCCATGGATTGGTACAAACGTAACAACTACGACTTGATTGGTATCATCAACACACCAGGTATCGGAGGTCAAATCGCCAAATACGCCAATCTGGCAAGCATGAAGTCTCACGGTATAGAATTTACCCTATCTACCCGCAACATCGTCACCAAAGACTTCAAATGGAATACCGATTTCATTTTCTCCAATGCTAAAAACGAAGTGACTGATCTGCAATCCAACGCCACAGTGATGGATTTGATCTCCGGCAACGGCTTTGCCATGCAAGGCTATCCGGTCAGAAGTCTTTTCTCCATGGATTTCAAAGGACTGAACGAGGAAGGTATACCAACATTCATCAATGAAAGCGGAGAGTTGACAACAAGTGACATAAACTTTCAAGAACGCGACCGCAAAGGTCACTTGATATACGAAGGCTCTACCGATCCCACCATCACCGGTAGTTTCGGTAACATTTTCACGTACAAAGCCCTTAAGTTGAATGTATTCATCACCTATTCATTCGGCAACGTCGTTCGTTTAGATCCACAATTCCACAACAAATACACCGATCTAGACGCTACGCCAAAAGAATTTAAAAACCGATGGATGAAATCCGGTGACGAGAACCGTACAAACATCCCTGCCATTGCAGATGCACGTATGAATACCCAAGATACTTATCTGAGCCGTGCTTACAACGCTTACAATTACTCTACGGTACGAACTGCTAAAGGAGATTTCATCCGCATGAAAGAGATTTCATTATCGTATGATTTACCGAAAACATGGCTTTCACACCTGAAGTTGTCAACCGCATCACTGAAGCTGCAAGCCACCAACTTATTCCTCATCTACTCGGACGACAAACTCAACGGACAAGATCCCGAGTTCTTTAACACCGGAGGTGTGGCAGTGCCTGTGCCCAAACAGTTTACTTTAACATTGAGATTAGGAATTTAA
- a CDS encoding putative zinc-binding metallopeptidase: protein MMKYIKYIALALFFTCSMSSCSEDELDEQSIFSAEAPQRNEFDKWLLNNYVYPYNIDFKYRMEDKESDHDYNLTPAQFDKSIAMAKLVKFLWIDSYTEIMGDREFICKYGPKMIHLIGSPAYDEGQITLGTAEGGLKVTLYNINAFDPSNPDIEFLNYWYFKTMHHEFAHILHQTIEFPREFYEISTGNYTGAGWVNISDTEALQRGFITNYASTEVHEDFVEIIANYITHDAAWWEAQRKVAGSAAAYIDAKLDIATTYMKETWNIDLQQLREIVQRRSSQAASLDLINLND from the coding sequence ATCATGAAGTACATAAAATATATTGCTTTAGCACTATTCTTTACATGCAGTATGAGTTCATGTAGCGAAGACGAATTGGATGAACAAAGCATTTTCAGCGCCGAAGCACCTCAAAGAAATGAATTTGACAAATGGTTACTGAACAACTATGTATATCCATACAATATAGACTTCAAATATCGCATGGAAGACAAAGAATCAGACCATGACTACAACCTGACACCAGCTCAGTTTGACAAGTCAATAGCAATGGCCAAGTTGGTGAAATTTTTGTGGATTGACTCATACACTGAGATCATGGGCGATCGTGAATTTATCTGCAAATACGGTCCTAAGATGATTCACCTCATCGGCTCTCCTGCATACGATGAAGGACAAATCACATTGGGTACGGCTGAAGGCGGATTGAAGGTGACTCTATATAACATTAATGCTTTCGACCCGAGCAATCCCGACATCGAATTCCTAAACTACTGGTATTTCAAGACAATGCATCATGAGTTTGCCCACATCTTGCACCAAACGATTGAATTTCCAAGAGAATTCTATGAAATATCAACCGGCAATTATACAGGTGCAGGCTGGGTGAACATATCGGACACAGAAGCATTACAAAGAGGATTCATCACCAACTATGCAAGTACCGAGGTACATGAAGATTTTGTCGAGATTATCGCCAACTACATCACGCACGATGCTGCATGGTGGGAGGCTCAAAGAAAAGTGGCCGGTTCGGCAGCTGCATATATTGATGCCAAACTAGACATTGCCACAACATACATGAAAGAGACTTGGAATATCGACTTGCAGCAATTGCGTGAAATCGTACAACGCCGTTCTTCGCAAGCAGCAAGTTTGGACTTAATTAATTTAAATGACTAA
- a CDS encoding ISAs1 family transposase, translating into MSLISLCKQLEDPRIDRKKEHSLEVIVYIALCAVICGSESWNEIERFGICKFDFFKRRFPDLVKIPSHDTFNRFFSLLKPGYFELVFRDWVSELCGKYEGVVAIDGKMLRGASKCSKDNPFGKKGFKLHMVSAWAVSNGISMGQVKVDDKSNEITAIPSLIKSLDLQDCIVTIDAIACQTDIAEVIIENNADYILALKANQKNRLMDVERWLDEMDGVPDFITFLKFSHEPAL; encoded by the coding sequence ATGAGCTTAATTAGTCTTTGTAAACAACTTGAAGATCCTCGTATTGACCGAAAAAAAGAACACTCTTTGGAAGTCATCGTTTATATAGCCTTGTGTGCTGTAATCTGTGGAAGTGAAAGCTGGAATGAAATAGAACGGTTCGGTATTTGTAAGTTTGACTTCTTTAAACGTCGTTTTCCTGATTTAGTAAAGATCCCAAGTCATGACACTTTCAATCGTTTTTTCAGTTTACTCAAACCCGGTTATTTTGAATTGGTCTTTCGTGATTGGGTATCTGAGCTTTGTGGTAAGTATGAAGGGGTTGTTGCTATAGACGGTAAAATGCTTCGTGGAGCAAGTAAGTGCAGCAAAGACAATCCCTTTGGCAAAAAAGGATTCAAGCTTCATATGGTTAGTGCCTGGGCTGTTTCCAATGGAATCAGTATGGGTCAGGTAAAAGTAGATGATAAAAGCAATGAAATCACCGCTATTCCTTCTCTTATAAAATCTCTGGATTTGCAGGATTGCATAGTGACAATTGATGCTATTGCATGCCAAACAGATATTGCCGAAGTAATAATAGAAAATAATGCAGACTATATTCTGGCATTAAAGGCCAATCAAAAAAACAGGTTAATGGATGTGGAACGATGGCTAGACGAGATGGATGGTGTTCCTGACTTTATCACTTTTTTAAAATTTTCTCATGAACCTGCCCTATAG
- a CDS encoding RagB/SusD family nutrient uptake outer membrane protein codes for MKKNILTATLLAMPLMFFTACSDFLDTAPDNRIEINNTDQITPLLVSAYPNKSAALMGEMSSDNVMDNGAQFDAMLLQEQLYNWEDPTDTDDDGPYGLWESCYAAIASANQALEGIEMLGNPANLNPQRGEALVCRAYSHFLLSSIFCMPYNPNTADQQLGIPYTKETEKDVIVPHERGTLAQTYKLIEEDIKEGLPLITDASYKVPKYHFNKKAANAFAARFYLYYQKWDKVIEHATAAIGNNPANTLRHWEEDFGSLSLVSDVAAQYISEKKTANLLISTAYSSAGYVTGPYSIYQRFGHGQEIYNKETINVNGPWHARGGLVMADFIISVKQKNPFPKIVTYFEYTDKASQIGYRHTVSVPFTVDETILCRAEAYVLSSQHNYTKALEDINNWIVYHSNRSADRGSDLTVDDVNNFYDPLPYEPAMVNIATERSLKKKLNPEGFTVNAGTEENLIQLILQLRRLEGLQEGLRWHDLKRYGIEFSHNHAGRSPEVLTKDDQRRAIQLPQDVINAGITANPRN; via the coding sequence ATGAAGAAAAATATATTAACCGCAACATTATTGGCAATGCCTCTGATGTTTTTCACAGCATGTAGCGATTTCTTGGATACTGCGCCCGACAATCGTATAGAAATCAATAACACCGACCAAATCACGCCTTTGCTTGTTTCTGCTTATCCCAACAAGTCAGCGGCGTTAATGGGTGAGATGTCTTCTGACAACGTAATGGACAATGGAGCACAGTTTGATGCCATGCTATTGCAAGAACAACTATACAACTGGGAAGATCCGACCGACACTGATGATGACGGTCCTTACGGACTGTGGGAGTCTTGTTATGCTGCCATTGCTTCTGCCAACCAAGCGCTGGAAGGTATCGAAATGTTAGGAAATCCTGCAAACTTAAACCCACAAAGGGGGGAAGCGCTGGTTTGCAGAGCTTATTCTCACTTCTTGCTGAGCAGTATTTTCTGTATGCCTTACAATCCGAATACCGCAGATCAACAACTGGGTATTCCTTATACCAAAGAAACTGAAAAGGATGTGATTGTTCCTCATGAAAGAGGCACATTAGCCCAAACTTATAAACTGATAGAGGAAGATATCAAAGAAGGTCTGCCTCTCATCACCGACGCCTCCTATAAAGTGCCTAAATATCACTTCAACAAAAAAGCAGCCAACGCTTTTGCCGCACGTTTCTACCTCTACTATCAGAAGTGGGACAAAGTGATAGAGCATGCCACGGCAGCCATCGGCAACAATCCTGCCAATACATTGCGCCATTGGGAAGAAGATTTTGGCTCGCTGTCATTGGTATCTGACGTAGCGGCACAATATATATCTGAAAAGAAAACGGCCAATCTGCTGATTAGCACAGCATATTCGAGCGCTGGTTATGTCACCGGACCTTACAGTATCTACCAACGATTTGGACACGGACAGGAAATATATAACAAAGAAACCATCAACGTAAACGGTCCTTGGCATGCACGCGGCGGATTAGTAATGGCTGATTTCATCATTAGTGTCAAACAAAAGAATCCGTTCCCCAAAATCGTCACCTATTTTGAGTATACCGACAAAGCCAGCCAAATTGGATACCGCCATACGGTAAGTGTACCATTCACTGTAGATGAAACGATTTTATGCCGTGCCGAAGCATACGTACTAAGTTCACAACACAACTATACGAAAGCATTGGAAGATATCAACAATTGGATTGTATACCATAGCAATAGAAGTGCAGACAGAGGTTCGGACTTGACAGTAGATGACGTAAACAATTTCTACGACCCACTTCCCTATGAACCAGCAATGGTCAACATTGCTACGGAAAGAAGCTTAAAGAAGAAACTCAATCCCGAAGGATTCACAGTCAATGCCGGCACGGAAGAAAACTTGATTCAGCTCATTCTCCAACTACGCCGCCTCGAAGGATTGCAGGAAGGACTGCGCTGGCATGATTTGAAACGCTACGGAATCGAATTTTCTCACAATCACGCAGGAAGATCGCCGGAAGTCCTGACAAAAGACGACCAGAGACGTGCCATCCAATTGCCGCAAGATGTAATCAATGCGGGTATCACTGCGAATCCAAGAAACTAA
- a CDS encoding DUF4302 domain-containing protein: MKKIYNICFLLVLLSFVSCTPEEENLFDQSAAERIDAAIKEELSILRGAKNGWVMEYYPSATQMYGGYTMLIAFNENGTADVSCDLFEHDKVASGEYELKQSTGTMLTFNTYNEIFHFFSEPSNFLGIGETGEGMEGDYEFLVLDCTPEQVVLKGKKTGNKMMMTPIPENETWEQYLGKIKAVAKNAYPALYDVEIGEEAQYTVTQQHHVFILENQDGSRKSLPFAYTVDGIKFYQPVTIGNQNVQSLSWDNTEMAYKYENIAIKAQPLPAGYRKYEDFLGNYSFIYDNFGAEQNVTLREELFNSSFIMEGFPMDIRIIFKADLGVISLESQQLEGSIYLCPWALNQGGSLTNLSGAGMIGMASNSAIVFLDNGVWGARETDSFIAYDLSASTSIFQIPYIVGMIKQ, encoded by the coding sequence ATGAAAAAAATATATAATATCTGCTTTCTGCTTGTTCTGCTATCTTTTGTGTCATGCACACCGGAAGAAGAAAACCTATTCGACCAATCGGCCGCAGAACGTATTGACGCAGCAATTAAAGAAGAACTTTCCATATTGAGAGGAGCAAAAAATGGCTGGGTAATGGAATATTATCCTTCCGCTACTCAAATGTATGGAGGATACACCATGTTGATAGCATTCAATGAAAACGGAACCGCCGACGTCTCATGCGACCTATTTGAACATGACAAAGTAGCATCCGGCGAATATGAATTGAAACAAAGCACCGGAACGATGCTGACTTTCAATACTTACAATGAAATATTCCACTTCTTCTCCGAACCATCCAACTTTTTAGGAATTGGAGAGACCGGAGAAGGCATGGAAGGAGACTATGAATTCCTTGTCCTCGACTGCACGCCCGAACAAGTTGTGCTGAAAGGTAAGAAAACCGGTAACAAAATGATGATGACCCCCATACCGGAGAATGAAACTTGGGAACAGTATTTGGGGAAAATCAAAGCGGTTGCCAAGAATGCATATCCGGCATTGTATGACGTAGAAATAGGTGAAGAGGCACAATACACCGTCACACAACAGCATCACGTGTTTATTTTGGAAAATCAAGACGGTAGCCGGAAGAGCCTGCCTTTCGCCTATACCGTAGATGGTATTAAGTTCTACCAACCCGTCACCATCGGCAACCAAAATGTGCAGTCTCTAAGCTGGGACAATACAGAAATGGCTTACAAATATGAGAACATAGCCATCAAAGCTCAACCTCTTCCAGCAGGCTATCGGAAATATGAGGATTTCTTAGGCAACTATTCATTTATATATGACAATTTTGGCGCAGAACAAAATGTCACACTACGGGAAGAACTGTTCAACAGTAGCTTCATCATGGAAGGCTTTCCTATGGACATACGCATTATCTTCAAGGCCGACCTAGGGGTTATCTCCCTTGAATCTCAACAACTAGAAGGAAGTATATATTTATGTCCATGGGCTCTAAACCAAGGAGGTTCACTCACTAATCTGTCTGGTGCTGGAATGATAGGCATGGCCAGCAACAGCGCCATTGTCTTTCTTGACAATGGAGTATGGGGGGCACGAGAGACTGATTCTTTCATCGCTTACGACCTCTCGGCAAGCACTTCTATTTTTCAAATACCCTATATCGTAGGAATGATCAAACAATAA
- a CDS encoding BACON domain-containing protein, producing MKKIIYTLMAVFCIGMTACDQGEPLVIPQLDIVESTVDFEAIGGKGFITLASLGEKVNASSSTEWCSIQNVTGNKITFNVTENAEITTRTAIIRVTAGAITKQVAITQIGLVAQYERKDFYSYPDNVAFTEPIKFTSSLPIAVTIDNDWLSYTETEEGFQFKAEENTSGKARMGKATVKSGDISIDYCFLQYGIEGLCKEWDATYSDGEAMATDKFTITQTEGNALNISIAELGYQRISAIYEDGAIKIPCGQIIATKRMQNGSTYYIALGTLNRAGTQAGLSENITCQLVPYLNNKTKQWGLTFVDDGSWQYDQIGIVNWALTSTGSLAGYWDKILNLCLN from the coding sequence ATGAAAAAGATAATATATACCTTAATGGCTGTATTCTGCATCGGAATGACAGCCTGCGACCAAGGAGAACCTTTAGTCATCCCCCAACTTGATATTGTAGAATCTACCGTTGATTTTGAAGCTATAGGAGGAAAAGGATTCATTACCCTAGCTTCCTTAGGAGAAAAAGTTAACGCTTCTTCCAGTACAGAATGGTGTAGCATTCAAAACGTAACAGGAAACAAAATCACATTCAACGTGACCGAAAATGCAGAAATCACCACCCGTACGGCAATCATCCGAGTGACAGCCGGAGCCATAACCAAACAAGTAGCTATCACGCAAATAGGCCTAGTGGCACAATATGAACGTAAAGACTTCTACAGCTATCCCGACAATGTAGCTTTCACAGAACCAATCAAGTTCACAAGTAGCTTGCCAATTGCTGTGACCATTGATAATGACTGGTTGTCGTACACGGAAACGGAAGAAGGCTTCCAGTTTAAAGCAGAAGAAAATACAAGTGGCAAAGCACGCATGGGAAAAGCCACCGTCAAAAGCGGAGACATCTCCATTGACTATTGTTTCTTACAATACGGTATCGAAGGACTGTGCAAAGAATGGGATGCAACCTATTCTGACGGAGAGGCAATGGCAACCGATAAGTTCACCATTACCCAAACCGAAGGAAATGCGTTGAATATCAGCATAGCAGAATTAGGCTACCAAAGAATCTCCGCTATATATGAAGATGGTGCCATCAAAATTCCTTGCGGACAGATTATAGCAACAAAGAGAATGCAAAACGGCAGCACATATTACATTGCATTAGGAACATTAAATCGTGCAGGGACTCAAGCAGGACTTAGTGAAAATATCACTTGCCAACTTGTACCCTATTTGAATAATAAAACCAAGCAATGGGGACTTACTTTTGTTGACGATGGAAGTTGGCAGTATGACCAGATAGGTATTGTCAATTGGGCGCTAACATCCACAGGAAGTCTTGCCGGATATTGGGACAAAATACTGAATCTTTGTCTTAACTAA